From a single Bacteroidia bacterium genomic region:
- a CDS encoding MOSC domain-containing protein, whose product MTVIYTSSAEIESRLPEILNSPSDNGEIKMLVVRRASNHREIRREVFFSPEGGMEGDRWAKGKNSYDMERGDQLTLMNSRILELIAGNDPDRMALAGDNIVADFDLRDENLVAGQQLQAGEVVLEVTEVPHKGCVKFSQRFGPEALKFINTPSNRHLHLRGIYVKVVSPGIIRVGDSIRKIS is encoded by the coding sequence ATGACCGTTATCTACACTTCGTCCGCAGAAATCGAATCCCGGTTGCCGGAGATTTTGAATTCACCCTCCGACAATGGGGAAATCAAAATGCTGGTTGTCAGAAGAGCCTCCAACCATAGGGAAATCCGTAGGGAAGTTTTTTTCTCCCCCGAGGGCGGAATGGAAGGAGACCGTTGGGCAAAAGGAAAAAACAGCTATGATATGGAGCGTGGAGATCAACTTACGCTGATGAACAGCCGCATTCTGGAGTTGATTGCGGGCAATGACCCCGACCGGATGGCGCTTGCTGGCGACAATATTGTCGCAGATTTTGACCTGCGCGATGAAAATCTCGTTGCTGGACAACAATTGCAGGCAGGGGAAGTCGTGCTGGAAGTTACGGAAGTCCCACACAAAGGATGTGTAAAATTCTCCCAGCGCTTTGGACCCGAAGCATTGAAATTTATCAATACGCCCTCCAACCGCCATCTGCATCTCCGGGGCATTTATGTAAAGGTGGTTTCCCCTGGAATCATCCGCGTTGGGGATTCCATCCGGAAAATATCGTAG
- a CDS encoding sulfatase — protein MKFPFLLLACVVILTACDPKPSPEKDEQPYRELPFRPNIIWLVAEDLGPYIPSFGDSTVETPTLSWLAAEGIRYTQVYSPSGVCAPSRSAIATGMYPSHIGSMHMRTGGNPAYFAPGLKPYEAVIPPEVRMHGEHLRMAGYYCTNNAKEDYQWKKPVTAWDESSKNAHWRNRAPGQPFFAIFNFEVTHESRIWTKAEDSLWVDEDLDVPVPPYLPDNEIGRKDIRRMYSNIKEMDAQVGEIIRQLKEDNLLDSTIIFWYADHGGPLPRMKRLCYDSGLHLPLIIRFPDQRNAGEIDDQLVSFVDFKPTILSLAGIEPPAYVDGRAFLGRYATSPQRKYIHGGGDRFDSEYDMIRAVRDHQFKYLRNYRPEQGYYLKVRYREQMPIMQELLRMRDAGELNEYQAQWFRDSKPKEELFDCINDPHELHNLAELPQYQEKLLELREECDRWMTAIQDRGLLPEPEFLETIWPGQIQPETAKPEFVAAEGKVSITCATEGASIGYQILGGNAEQGEHWMVYQEPLSLRPGEKLVVQAHRIGYKPSENVTYE, from the coding sequence ATGAAGTTTCCTTTCCTCTTGCTGGCCTGTGTGGTCATACTCACAGCCTGTGATCCGAAGCCCTCTCCGGAAAAGGATGAGCAACCTTACCGCGAGTTGCCTTTCCGCCCGAATATCATCTGGCTGGTAGCTGAAGACCTGGGGCCTTATATTCCGTCATTTGGCGATTCGACGGTAGAAACTCCCACACTTAGCTGGCTTGCGGCTGAAGGCATCCGCTATACGCAGGTATATTCGCCTTCAGGAGTTTGCGCCCCCAGCCGGTCGGCCATTGCTACAGGGATGTATCCCTCGCATATTGGCAGCATGCACATGCGCACGGGCGGAAATCCCGCCTATTTTGCCCCGGGCCTTAAACCTTACGAAGCGGTTATTCCCCCGGAAGTGAGAATGCACGGCGAACACCTCCGAATGGCAGGTTACTACTGTACCAACAATGCAAAGGAAGATTACCAATGGAAAAAGCCAGTAACTGCATGGGACGAAAGCAGTAAAAATGCACATTGGCGCAACCGCGCACCGGGGCAGCCATTTTTTGCTATTTTCAACTTTGAGGTCACCCACGAATCGCGAATCTGGACTAAAGCGGAAGATTCTCTCTGGGTGGATGAAGATCTCGACGTCCCCGTGCCACCGTATCTTCCTGATAATGAGATCGGCAGAAAAGACATTCGCAGAATGTACTCCAACATAAAGGAAATGGATGCACAGGTAGGCGAAATCATCCGGCAACTGAAAGAAGATAATCTGCTGGACAGCACCATTATTTTCTGGTATGCAGACCATGGCGGGCCTTTACCGAGAATGAAAAGATTGTGTTATGATTCAGGATTACATTTACCCCTGATTATTCGATTTCCTGACCAAAGAAATGCAGGAGAAATCGATGATCAGCTCGTCAGTTTTGTAGATTTCAAACCTACCATCCTGTCTCTTGCTGGCATAGAACCGCCGGCTTATGTAGACGGGAGAGCTTTCCTCGGCAGATATGCCACCAGCCCCCAAAGAAAATATATTCATGGAGGCGGTGATCGATTTGACTCCGAATACGATATGATCCGCGCCGTACGCGACCATCAGTTCAAATATCTCCGCAACTATCGCCCCGAACAGGGTTATTACCTGAAAGTACGTTACCGCGAACAAATGCCCATCATGCAGGAATTGCTGCGAATGCGCGACGCGGGCGAACTAAACGAATATCAGGCTCAGTGGTTTAGGGATTCCAAACCCAAAGAAGAGCTATTTGACTGTATCAATGACCCGCACGAATTACACAACCTCGCAGAACTTCCCCAGTATCAGGAAAAACTCCTCGAACTCCGCGAAGAGTGCGACCGCTGGATGACGGCGATTCAGGACAGAGGCCTTTTGCCGGAGCCAGAATTTTTAGAAACCATTTGGCCGGGGCAGATTCAGCCGGAGACCGCAAAACCCGAATTTGTCGCAGCAGAGGGTAAGGTATCGATTACCTGTGCCACAGAAGGCGCATCCATCGGATATCAGATTCTTGGAGGTAATGCTGAACAAGGAGAGCATTGGATGGTTTATCAGGAACCCTTATCCCTGAGACCCGGAGAAAAACTGGTCGTTCAGGCACACAGAATCGGCTATAAACCCAGTGAGAACGTTACATACGAATAA
- a CDS encoding dienelactone hydrolase family protein, whose translation MKSTLLLVILVGISFGLWAQDYALAQLEKSPRHQEWVEVKYGDRIVQCFLVYPEVSENVPVIIVIHENRGLNEWARSFADQIAEAGYIAIAPDMLSGAGPDGGKTDDFANADDARKAIYELKPEQVTADLQAVELYARSLSAGNGKTATIGFCWGGSQCFSFATNNENIKAALVFYGTGPQNAEDYARIKAPVYGFYGGNDNRVNSTIDPSKENMKAGSKFYEPVIYPGAGHAYMRTGDDPALSEDDYNKLARNASWERLKAILAGL comes from the coding sequence ATGAAAAGTACTTTATTACTTGTTATACTTGTTGGTATTTCTTTTGGCCTTTGGGCGCAGGATTACGCTTTGGCTCAACTGGAAAAATCTCCCCGTCATCAGGAGTGGGTAGAGGTGAAATACGGAGATCGGATTGTTCAATGTTTTCTGGTATATCCGGAGGTATCTGAAAATGTTCCGGTAATCATTGTCATACATGAAAACCGCGGGTTGAATGAATGGGCAAGAAGTTTTGCAGATCAGATTGCAGAGGCAGGATATATTGCCATTGCTCCCGACATGCTATCAGGAGCAGGACCCGACGGGGGAAAGACCGATGACTTTGCCAATGCAGATGATGCCCGTAAGGCAATCTACGAGTTAAAGCCCGAGCAGGTAACTGCAGATCTTCAGGCAGTTGAACTATATGCGCGTTCGCTTTCGGCGGGGAATGGGAAAACAGCAACTATTGGTTTTTGCTGGGGAGGAAGCCAATGTTTCAGTTTTGCTACAAATAATGAAAACATCAAAGCGGCTCTGGTTTTTTACGGTACAGGCCCGCAGAATGCGGAAGACTACGCGCGGATCAAAGCGCCGGTTTATGGGTTTTATGGCGGCAATGACAACCGGGTAAATAGCACAATCGATCCGTCCAAAGAAAATATGAAAGCCGGATCAAAATTTTATGAGCCGGTGATTTATCCAGGTGCAGGCCACGCCTACATGCGTACAGGGGATGATCCTGCACTTAGCGAGGATGATTACAACAAGCTTGCCAGAAACGCTTCCTGGGAGCGGTTAAAAGCGATTCTGGCGGGGTTGTAA